A stretch of the Candidatus Rokuibacteriota bacterium genome encodes the following:
- the rpsB gene encoding 30S ribosomal protein S2, which produces MASLTMKELLEAGVHFGHQTKRWNPKMQKYIFGERNGIYIIDLQKTLKKFREAYAFVRDLAAGGGAVLFVGTKKQAQDTVYEEATRCGMFYVNRRWLGGTLTNFATIRKSIGRLKKLEEMSASGEYESLPKKEVLGLERERQKLEKALAGIKEVDRLPAAVFVVDPRKEKIAVAEAQRLAIPIVAIVDTNCDPTGIDYPIPGNDDAIRAVRLITSRIADAIIEGRGTLAKEEPEEAAPEATEAELAPAESV; this is translated from the coding sequence ATGGCAAGCCTGACGATGAAAGAACTGTTGGAGGCCGGGGTCCACTTCGGCCACCAGACCAAGCGCTGGAACCCCAAGATGCAGAAGTACATCTTCGGGGAGCGGAACGGCATCTACATCATCGATCTCCAGAAGACCCTGAAGAAGTTCCGGGAGGCCTACGCCTTCGTCCGGGACCTGGCCGCGGGCGGCGGGGCCGTCCTCTTCGTCGGGACCAAGAAGCAGGCGCAGGACACCGTCTACGAGGAGGCCACGCGCTGCGGCATGTTCTACGTGAACCGGCGCTGGCTGGGGGGGACCCTGACCAACTTCGCCACCATTCGCAAGTCGATCGGTCGGCTCAAGAAGCTCGAGGAGATGAGCGCCAGCGGGGAGTACGAGAGCCTCCCGAAGAAAGAGGTGCTCGGGCTCGAGCGCGAGCGGCAGAAGCTCGAGAAAGCGCTGGCAGGGATCAAGGAGGTTGACCGGTTGCCCGCGGCGGTGTTCGTCGTCGATCCCCGCAAGGAGAAGATCGCGGTGGCCGAGGCTCAGCGGCTGGCGATCCCCATCGTGGCCATCGTCGATACGAACTGCGACCCGACAGGGATCGACTATCCGATTCCGGGCAACGACGACGCGATCCGCGCGGTGCGCCTGATCACCTCGCGCATCGCCGACGCGATCATCGAAGGGAGAGGAACGCTCGCCAAGGAAGAGCCGGAGGAGGCCGCTCCCGAGGCCACCGAGGCCGAGCTGGCCCCCGCCGAGAGCGTGTGA
- a CDS encoding elongation factor Ts, with translation MDCKAALEASAGDIQKAVEFLRKKGLADAAKRAHHQAREGLVGAYIHPGGRIGVLVEIDCETDFVARTDGFQELVKDLAMQVAAANPTYVAREDVPGEVVDKEREIYRHQMADQKKPAHVLEKIVEGKLERFYTEQCLLEQPFIKDASGKTKVKDLVGQLGARVGERVVVRRFARFRVGEGD, from the coding sequence ATGGACTGCAAGGCCGCGCTGGAAGCCTCTGCGGGGGACATCCAGAAGGCCGTCGAATTTCTCCGGAAGAAGGGGCTGGCGGACGCCGCCAAACGGGCCCACCACCAGGCGCGCGAGGGCCTCGTCGGGGCCTACATCCATCCCGGCGGGAGGATCGGAGTGCTGGTCGAGATCGACTGCGAGACCGATTTTGTCGCGCGCACCGACGGCTTCCAGGAGCTGGTGAAGGACCTCGCCATGCAGGTGGCTGCCGCGAACCCGACCTACGTCGCGCGGGAGGACGTTCCGGGGGAGGTCGTGGACAAGGAGCGAGAGATCTACCGCCACCAGATGGCGGACCAGAAGAAGCCGGCCCACGTCCTCGAGAAGATCGTGGAAGGCAAGCTGGAGCGGTTCTACACCGAGCAGTGCCTGCTCGAGCAGCCGTTCATCAAGGACGCTTCGGGGAAGACCAAGGTCAAGGACCTGGTAGGCCAGTTGGGCGCCCGGGTCGGCGAGCGCGTCGTGGTCCGCCGCTTCGCCCGCTTCAGAGTAGGCGAGGGAGACTAA